In Bombyx mori chromosome 15, ASM3026992v2, the sequence ATGCGATTCTGTTTTTTTTGTCTAGGTGATTGAATGAACTCATCGGTGCCCATGGAAATCATTAATGTTAATACCATCACCAACTTAAAGATATAAAGACTTCAAGACACGAAAGACAGCAGAGTTCTAAATCTTAGTTCTGTAGTACAACTTCTGCTTAcgccttcaaactggaacgcattaatgcttcgctGTAGAGATGGGCAGAgttatggtacctacccgtgctgactcacaagtcgtcctaccaccagtaggcaGTGCttacacaattatttttttaagttaataattTAAGCAACAAGATATAGGCTTATTGTCTTGTCGATTGTGATTTTCCCAGCTTACATGCTTAAAGTACTAATAATTATACCAGTAACTTATGGTGATTAAGCAATATTGCGTTATAGCGTATATCCTGAAGACCTTAAAGTGACAGCGAACATTAGTTTGCCACGACTGGTGATGACCGGGGACTACATGGTAATCGGAGAATTCCAGATGCTTCCCGTTGAATCTATTGGGAAAATGGCTGCTAATttcagtatgtttttttttatttttattgacacaACCAAACGACgcattatatcgaggggtgagaAGTTATATggatctttgtaattaaaggtctgtTTTATTTGGCATTAGCATCAGCaattccatatcattcttcttcttagtcgcatactttattgctgaaggtcgtgtccctgaaagcctcgtggctctttgtaccatcagcttccatttccttcgctcctcggcttctctcagggcggtccttttttctttctttgtaATCAGGTCTGGAGAAGTGGCAAATGGGTTACTGATTGGAAGCAAACCCTGCTGATTCCACTTCATAAGAAAGGCTCGATATTATTAAtggaacttcaattatgtttacaccattcaaataagtaaacaatttttttatattatatttttttctaattttaaactttaaatggcactCTTGTAAAGTCGCAAATGTCGCTTAGAAAAAATATCCTTTCACCCTTCGTTGTATAGTTTGTATACgtcttattttaaaactataattaaattaaaactctaatttaaatattaagtacAGATTGAGCTAGCATATAAGAAAGCATTCTATTTTAATAGTAAGATAAAGAAATGATTTGCAATATTCCTCTCTTCTTGTTCAAttataatgattatttattatttgacaaGTCCAATTTGGATTTTCCAAACTAAAGTTTTTGTTGGTGGTCGAAAATTGCAGTTGTTTCTGATTATTTTcatgtttggccaatgtttgatACACAATTGTTATAACaccaaaattattaacaaatatcACCAAGAGTTCGTAATGTTAACTCTAAGGATTTGaagaatttcaatattataaaatatttttttgctttaatatttattttctgtagCAGCGGTCgttcggtaatttttttttaatttaaatctatactaatattataaagaggaaagatttgtctgtttgtttgtttcgaataggctccgaaactactggaccgatttgaaaaattatttttccattagaagccgacattgtccctgatgaacataggctacttttttttttatttttttattttttttggtttaatgtgtgttttaatgtttccgaagcgaagcgagggcgggtcgctagttattctATAAATAGAATTACCTAATGAAAAGGCAGTCTTCAAATGGAACAGCTAATTTCGGAAAAAAGTTAATTCGACCTTACGCTTTTGGTACCTAGAACTAAATTTCTACATTTCATTAGGTGAGTGCACAATCGCCTTGGAAGCGTTAGGCGCCAGAGTGCACACGAGAATGGTGATAAGGGACGCAAGGGTGCGGCTTCGCTGTGCTGGTCCGGTTGGAGCCAACCTCATGGAAGCTCACTCGACAACCGACGAAATGGGTTTGTGACAGTGTTAATAGTTGttatagtttttactggtggcaggacctcttgagagtctgcgcggctaggtaccgccgccctgcctatttctgccgtgaaacagtaatgcgttttggtttgaagggtgaggcagccattgtaactatactgagatattagaacttgtatctcaatgtggatggcggcatttacgttatagatgcctatgggctccgataattatttaacaccaggtgggccgaaagctcgtccatccatttacgcaataaaaatttaaataaaaaccatcaTAGCCATCTCTAGCTGTTTTTACTACTGTGTCTTCACGTATTGTGTGGGTAGTTGTAGCTCTTGGACCTTATGCTCCCAATATTAAGGGTTGTCGGGTCACAAATGAATCAGTGCGTCATTTTTACTGTTCTTCAGAAATGGTAACCGATCACATAGTGAGCATGCACTCCGAGGATCTGGTCAGGGAGGTGCAGCCGGCCATCGAGACTGCCCTCGCGATGGTACTCGAAGATATCGCCAATAAATTCCTGAAGCACGTCCCGGCCGAAATGGTGTTCCCGAATTAGTAGCACactcaaaaaaaaaccaaaaaactataatacatgaccacattaatataatttaatctatatctatactaatattataaagaggaaagatttgtttgtttgtttgtttcgaataggctccgaaactactggaccgatttgaaaaattctttttccattagaagccgacattgtccctgatgaacataggctactttttttaaaaaaaaattttttttttttggtttcatgtgtgttttaatgtttccgaagcgaatcgagggcgggtcgctagtttataataattttattagttaataCAAATTTTTTATAACTAAATCTAGGTAATATTTAAACAGAAAATCGctgattgaaaaatatttatggaAACTTGACAAACGTACTCGAAAagtattcgaaaaaaaaaagtataattgaaCCCACCTAGTTCTCGTACTGgcggtaggagctcttgtgaatccgcacgggtaggtaccaccaccccgcgtggcagaagcagcaatgcgtttcggtttaaagggtggggtagccgtcgtaactatactgagaccttagaacttatatctcaaggtggatggcgcatttacattgtagatgtctatgggctccggtaaccaattaacaccaggtgggcagtgagctcgtccacccatctaagcaataaataaaactttacacGCATTCGTTACATTTTTCTGTCTTCTTTATTGACTATAGTCTATTGTTATATAACTTATTtaggtataaaaatattgatctGAAACGGTCGCATTTACAATACATTAGAACCAATTCAAAAGTTCCCAAAGCTCAGTACGAGATGCGTTATTTTAGAAAAAGCTGAAGTAATAAACGTCTGAacggttttttttgttaacgaaATATGTATCTGGTTTAATTTGacaaaattagtttttaaattattattgacaaaagtaaaaccaattaaaaagctaaaatatttattttattaata encodes:
- the LOC101744542 gene encoding uncharacterized protein LOC101744542, with the protein product MGDRLIRVLFLWATLECVFARHHPIYQTHNGRNESEQMLPTSVCYYSDPGVADCIKRVAEQAKHLLALGIPSLNIQSLEPLKIPSIRLRQHNAPNKNFKYDAWLSEVALSGLTNYTVNKLDVYPEDLKVTANISLPRLVMTGDYMVIGEFQMLPVESIGKMAANFSECTIALEALGARVHTRMVIRDARVRLRCAGPVGANLMEAHSTTDEMEMVTDHIVSMHSEDLVREVQPAIETALAMVLEDIANKFLKHVPAEMVFPN